In one Corallococcus sp. EGB genomic region, the following are encoded:
- a CDS encoding DUF2157 domain-containing protein codes for MPKDFLDLEATPERLHALADARILSPDAYGRALQLAVASPTRPAWRAFLSTTLMALGSLLVLAGVVYFFAFNWAQMGRFFKLGLICLGITGAAVGAWRLGGRPAGQFALLAAAVLVGPLLAVYGQAYQTGADPYELFIGWCVLILPWVALSRFTPLWMLQLVLVNTGVILFWGQRMGRSDSQEAHLALMLGLLNGFAWATYEHFANRKVSWLQGRWMPRVLSLMTLTPLVGLGITFIVSEYDRSLDAGVALPLVLVALGAIYALHRHLHGELFLLTVGAVSVIALVTTAVGYFLIQVTRVDELALFILPIILIAEVGLAVYWLRHESQATGVSEET; via the coding sequence GTGCCGAAAGACTTCCTCGACCTGGAGGCGACGCCGGAGCGGTTGCACGCATTGGCGGACGCCCGAATCCTGAGCCCGGACGCGTACGGGCGCGCGCTGCAGCTGGCGGTCGCCTCGCCGACGCGGCCCGCGTGGCGTGCGTTCCTGTCCACGACCTTGATGGCGCTGGGCTCGCTGCTGGTGCTGGCGGGCGTGGTGTACTTCTTCGCCTTCAACTGGGCGCAGATGGGGCGCTTCTTCAAGCTGGGGCTCATCTGCCTGGGCATCACCGGGGCGGCGGTGGGCGCGTGGCGGCTGGGCGGCAGGCCCGCGGGCCAGTTCGCGCTGCTCGCGGCCGCGGTGCTGGTGGGCCCGCTGCTGGCCGTGTACGGGCAGGCGTACCAGACGGGCGCGGATCCGTATGAGCTGTTCATCGGCTGGTGCGTGCTCATCCTGCCGTGGGTGGCGCTGTCACGCTTCACGCCGCTGTGGATGCTCCAGCTCGTGCTGGTCAACACCGGCGTCATCCTCTTCTGGGGCCAGCGCATGGGGCGCTCCGATTCGCAGGAGGCGCACTTGGCGCTGATGCTGGGACTCCTCAACGGGTTCGCCTGGGCCACCTACGAGCACTTCGCCAATCGGAAGGTGTCCTGGCTCCAGGGGCGCTGGATGCCCCGCGTGCTGTCGCTCATGACGCTGACGCCGCTGGTGGGCCTGGGCATCACGTTCATCGTGAGCGAGTACGACCGCTCGCTTGACGCCGGCGTGGCCCTGCCGTTGGTGCTGGTCGCGCTGGGGGCCATCTATGCACTGCACCGGCATCTGCACGGAGAGCTGTTCCTGCTCACCGTGGGCGCGGTGAGCGTCATCGCGCTCGTCACCACGGCGGTGGGCTACTTCCTCATCCAGGTGACGCGCGTCGACGAGCTGGCCCTCTTCATCCTGCCCATCATCCTCATCGCCGAGGTGGGCCTGGCCGTGTACTGGCTGCGCCACGAGTCGCAGGCCACGGGCGTTTCGGAGGAGACCTGA
- a CDS encoding DUF4401 domain-containing protein codes for MALRPTIQDVLTGLKAEGQVDAEVDARARTALEVRQKALGASPWFVKALAGAGAWLSAAFLLSFFACTGLWNQELALTSLGLVLAVASVFLRRTTQGPFMEQLALAVCMAGVGAFLAGLGQWGESTVTVALAGIVASLALLAVFPDLILYFLATAGLCVSVGVLELELIGGAGIDVWMLVCAAALCGLLLFEPALRHGPLGPRVGPIAFALACAVPGWLLFRSFEAAQQGFHYVFRFESGFVPSAYLSIVLALLAGVTGWRVLRELGLAHDQRVWIPALCALVLLTVMTLSTPGVLVSALMLTLGFHRRSRVMLGLAVAFLLTFGAYYYYDLHITLLAKALALTGSGLVLLAVRQFFIRREPAVLTEAR; via the coding sequence ATGGCCCTGCGACCGACCATTCAAGACGTGCTGACCGGCCTCAAGGCCGAAGGCCAGGTGGACGCGGAGGTGGACGCCCGTGCCCGCACCGCGCTGGAAGTCCGCCAGAAGGCGCTGGGCGCCTCCCCCTGGTTCGTGAAGGCGCTGGCGGGGGCTGGCGCGTGGCTGTCCGCCGCCTTCCTCCTCAGCTTCTTCGCGTGCACGGGGCTCTGGAATCAGGAGCTGGCGCTCACCAGCCTGGGCCTCGTGCTGGCGGTGGCGTCGGTGTTCCTGCGCCGGACCACCCAGGGGCCCTTCATGGAGCAGCTTGCCCTGGCCGTGTGCATGGCGGGCGTGGGCGCGTTCCTGGCGGGGCTGGGGCAATGGGGGGAGAGCACCGTCACCGTCGCGCTCGCGGGGATCGTGGCGTCGCTTGCCCTGCTCGCCGTGTTCCCGGACCTCATCCTCTACTTCCTGGCGACGGCCGGACTCTGCGTGTCCGTCGGCGTGCTGGAGCTGGAGCTGATCGGTGGCGCGGGCATCGACGTGTGGATGCTCGTGTGCGCCGCGGCGCTCTGCGGCCTCCTGCTCTTCGAGCCTGCGCTTCGGCACGGCCCCCTGGGCCCCCGAGTGGGTCCCATCGCCTTCGCGCTCGCGTGCGCCGTGCCCGGGTGGCTGCTGTTCCGCAGCTTCGAGGCCGCACAGCAGGGCTTCCACTACGTCTTCCGCTTCGAGAGCGGGTTCGTGCCGAGCGCATACCTCTCGATCGTGCTGGCGCTCCTCGCGGGGGTGACGGGCTGGCGGGTGCTGCGCGAGCTGGGGCTGGCGCACGACCAGCGCGTCTGGATTCCAGCGCTCTGCGCGCTCGTGCTGCTCACGGTGATGACGCTGAGCACGCCGGGCGTGCTGGTGTCCGCGCTGATGCTGACGCTCGGCTTCCACCGCCGCAGCCGCGTGATGCTGGGGCTGGCGGTGGCGTTCCTGCTGACGTTCGGCGCGTACTACTACTACGACCTTCACATCACGCTGCTGGCCAAGGCCCTTGCCCTCACGGGCAGCGGGCTGGTGCTCCTGGCCGTGCGGCAGTTCTTCATCCGGCGGGAGCCCGCCGTGCTCACGGAGGCCCGATGA
- a CDS encoding GDYXXLXY domain-containing protein, translating to MKRGAVIFGGLALVLVALAFLVVQKESVLAHGRTVLLRLAPVDPRSLIQGDYMVLDYAINQGWREGREQPQQDGNVILHLDEHGVGEFVRYEPPASTLAPGEVRLRFRIRNSQMRLGAEAFFFQEGHAERYANARYGELRVMDNGTSVLVGLRDQNYQPLGSAIH from the coding sequence ATGAAACGCGGCGCCGTCATCTTCGGAGGGCTCGCGCTGGTGCTCGTGGCGCTCGCCTTCCTCGTCGTGCAGAAGGAGAGCGTTCTCGCGCATGGGCGGACGGTGCTGCTGCGGCTGGCACCGGTGGATCCGCGCTCGCTCATCCAGGGCGACTACATGGTGCTCGACTACGCCATCAACCAGGGCTGGCGCGAGGGCCGCGAGCAGCCCCAGCAGGACGGCAACGTCATCCTGCACCTGGACGAGCACGGCGTGGGCGAGTTCGTGCGCTACGAGCCGCCGGCCTCCACGCTCGCGCCCGGCGAGGTGCGCCTGCGCTTCCGCATCCGCAACTCCCAGATGCGCCTGGGCGCGGAGGCCTTCTTCTTCCAGGAGGGCCACGCGGAGCGCTACGCGAACGCGCGCTACGGCGAATTGCGCGTGATGGACAACGGCACCAGCGTGCTGGTGGGCCTGCGCGACCAGAACTACCAACCGCTGGGCAGCGCCATCCACTGA
- a CDS encoding sigma-54 dependent transcriptional regulator: MQDELAQLMAALRDSRDFETAAAATLRRMLAVAEAEVAASRYAGRARVLRGIVHLRPGEAYRRLAALDVGAREVTDAGVGTPFFTSATAWRAVVEHRCAVSIDVNIGTVQPHAPDAPVTGDPSLAGFHSNESKQRFLGRHATHVCVLPLRTPAGMEGMISLEADCLAAMGQEFVWRDAGDLLQLLTDIAAPYLTALPQRPVATPEVDEFLPVVGRSMAELLPILRTFALQDETILVSGATGAGKSRLARWCHERSGRRGKPFETLDLVTVPEDLQMAELFGWKKGAFTGAVRDAPGVVARSDGGTLFIDEIDKLSLKAQAGLLHLLESRSYRPLGEGTGEKLADVRFIIGTNADLHAQVRAGRFREDLYYRVNVLPVRMPPLQDRQDEIPLWARYMVNRRHRERLPEGSARLAPEAELLLTTSSWPGNLRQLDNIVRRAYTLAMVEHAGGTGDLVLQEKHVARALDYEQSPGGRPLPEALRTAAQAFVGEARRRGTPLDLDYADGFRGLVLGLAIRQVGRDEAFRLLGRESLVKNRNHHKALKRELEKVDGLYKALGEDGSPFSDLLENEEAD; encoded by the coding sequence ATGCAAGACGAGTTGGCGCAGCTCATGGCTGCGCTCAGGGATTCCAGGGACTTCGAAACCGCGGCGGCGGCGACGTTGCGGCGGATGCTGGCCGTGGCGGAGGCCGAGGTGGCGGCCAGTCGGTATGCGGGCCGGGCCCGGGTCCTGCGCGGCATCGTCCACCTGCGTCCTGGCGAGGCGTACCGCCGGCTGGCGGCGCTGGACGTGGGCGCGCGTGAAGTGACGGACGCGGGCGTCGGGACGCCCTTCTTCACGTCCGCCACGGCGTGGCGCGCGGTGGTGGAGCACCGGTGCGCGGTGTCCATCGACGTGAACATCGGCACGGTGCAGCCGCACGCGCCGGACGCGCCGGTGACGGGCGATCCGAGCCTCGCGGGCTTCCACAGCAACGAGAGCAAGCAGCGCTTCCTCGGCCGCCACGCGACGCACGTGTGCGTGCTGCCCCTGCGCACGCCCGCGGGCATGGAGGGGATGATCTCCCTGGAGGCGGACTGCCTGGCCGCCATGGGGCAGGAGTTCGTCTGGCGTGACGCCGGGGACCTGCTCCAGCTGCTCACGGACATCGCCGCGCCGTACCTCACCGCGCTGCCGCAGCGGCCGGTGGCCACGCCGGAGGTGGACGAGTTCCTCCCCGTGGTGGGCCGCTCCATGGCGGAGCTCTTGCCCATCCTCCGGACCTTCGCGCTCCAGGACGAGACCATCCTCGTGAGCGGCGCCACGGGCGCGGGCAAGTCGCGCCTGGCGCGCTGGTGCCATGAGCGCTCCGGCCGCAGGGGCAAGCCCTTCGAGACGCTGGACCTGGTGACGGTGCCGGAGGACCTCCAGATGGCGGAGCTCTTCGGCTGGAAGAAGGGCGCCTTCACCGGCGCGGTGCGCGACGCGCCGGGCGTGGTGGCGCGCTCGGATGGCGGCACGCTGTTCATCGACGAAATCGACAAGCTGTCGCTGAAGGCGCAGGCGGGCCTGCTGCACCTGCTGGAGTCGCGCAGCTACCGGCCGCTGGGCGAGGGCACCGGCGAGAAGCTCGCGGACGTGCGCTTCATCATCGGCACCAACGCGGACCTGCACGCGCAGGTGCGCGCCGGCCGCTTCCGCGAGGACCTGTACTACCGCGTGAACGTGCTGCCGGTGCGCATGCCGCCCCTGCAGGACCGGCAGGACGAGATTCCCCTCTGGGCGCGGTACATGGTGAACCGCCGCCACCGCGAGCGGCTGCCGGAGGGCTCCGCGCGGCTGGCGCCGGAGGCGGAGCTGCTGCTGACCACCAGCTCGTGGCCTGGCAACCTGCGGCAGCTCGACAACATCGTGCGGCGTGCGTACACGCTGGCGATGGTGGAGCACGCGGGCGGCACGGGCGACCTGGTGCTCCAGGAGAAGCACGTGGCGCGGGCGCTGGACTACGAACAGTCCCCCGGTGGCCGTCCGCTGCCGGAGGCGCTGCGCACCGCGGCGCAGGCCTTCGTGGGCGAGGCGCGCCGGCGCGGCACGCCGCTGGACCTGGACTACGCGGATGGCTTCCGCGGGCTGGTGCTGGGCCTGGCCATCCGCCAGGTGGGCCGCGACGAGGCCTTCCGCCTGCTGGGCCGCGAGAGCCTGGTGAAGAACCGCAACCACCACAAGGCGCTCAAGCGCGAGCTGGAGAAGGTGGACGGCCTCTACAAGGCGCTGGGCGAGGACGGCTCCCCGTTCTCCGACCTGCTGGAGAACGAGGAAGCGGACTGA